One region of Oscillatoria salina IIICB1 genomic DNA includes:
- a CDS encoding GNAT family N-acetyltransferase, whose amino-acid sequence MFKSRENLEIRAAIAPEDLAKFLDVPALVYRDNPHWVAPLRSEVAKQFAPSNPFFKYGKLQPFIAIKDSVAVGRIVAAVNQRLVDKERRNVGLFGFFECIEDWGIAQALIDTACDWLKAQGMTLVRGPIDLSTHNKCLFLVDGFDEPPMVMMPYNPPYYPQFMEQLGWEKAQDAYAYKFPLDEPLPEKFAKAYRIAWKSGINFRQINLKGKAFEEDALRLYQLFNKCFANNFSATPRTEEEFLEEAKSLQNLVDADAFPIAEDNGEMVGFFMGLPDYNIPLKYVNGKLNWWGMLKFFWYRRQIDRGRVVIICSLPEYRRKMVPLALIYLGLQGATKKGKPYKYAELGHVFEDNFPSRRLIEASGGKIHKTYRIYEKKIGTGD is encoded by the coding sequence CCCACTGGGTAGCACCTTTGCGTAGCGAAGTCGCCAAGCAATTTGCACCCAGCAATCCTTTCTTTAAATATGGTAAATTACAGCCTTTTATTGCCATTAAAGATTCAGTTGCGGTAGGGAGAATTGTTGCTGCGGTTAATCAACGTTTGGTTGACAAAGAACGTAGAAATGTGGGTTTGTTTGGCTTTTTTGAGTGTATTGAAGATTGGGGAATTGCCCAAGCACTTATTGATACTGCTTGTGATTGGTTAAAAGCACAAGGAATGACTTTGGTTCGCGGTCCAATCGACCTTTCTACTCACAATAAATGTTTATTTTTGGTCGATGGGTTTGACGAACCACCAATGGTTATGATGCCTTACAATCCTCCTTATTATCCTCAATTTATGGAACAGTTGGGTTGGGAAAAAGCACAAGATGCTTATGCGTATAAATTTCCTTTAGATGAACCCTTACCAGAAAAGTTTGCTAAAGCTTATCGAATTGCTTGGAAATCGGGAATAAATTTTCGCCAAATTAATCTTAAAGGTAAAGCTTTTGAAGAAGATGCTCTTCGACTTTATCAGCTTTTTAATAAGTGTTTTGCCAACAACTTTAGTGCTACTCCTCGCACTGAAGAAGAATTTCTCGAAGAAGCAAAATCCCTACAAAATTTAGTCGATGCAGATGCTTTTCCCATCGCCGAAGATAATGGCGAAATGGTCGGCTTTTTTATGGGTTTACCTGATTATAATATTCCCCTTAAATACGTGAATGGTAAACTAAATTGGTGGGGAATGCTGAAGTTTTTCTGGTATCGGCGACAAATCGATCGAGGGAGAGTGGTAATAATTTGTTCGTTACCAGAATATCGACGAAAAATGGTACCTTTAGCGTTAATTTATTTAGGGCTTCAAGGAGCAACTAAAAAAGGTAAACCCTACAAATACGCGGAATTAGGTCACGTTTTTGAAGATAATTTCCCCTCGCGTCGTTTAATTGAGGCATCGGGTGGTAAAATTCACAAAACTTACCGTATTTATGAGAAAAAAATAGGGACTGGGGATTAG
- a CDS encoding NAD-dependent epimerase/dehydratase family protein encodes MKAFVTGASGFTGSHLVKLLINKGHDVVGLVRKTSNLERLADCNLKLVYGDITDREALAKGMTDVDWVFHTAAYVELGLVDANKMAKVNVEGTRAVLETAQAANISKMVYCSTIGVFGDTKGRVIDETFVRQQSEFSSAYDRTKFAAQQLVAEFAAKGLPVVSVLPSGIFGADDPHFGPVIDQFLKGRLKLWAGGSRVTGIVHVDDLVTAMILAAEKGETGAKYIISAGELTTKEMFAFLSQETGIPAPGETPQLIVRLAGNILDPLGRFLNWQPPLSRERVHYIYDRCVRVDATKARRELGWQPRGVKETLREIVAAKR; translated from the coding sequence ATGAAAGCATTTGTAACTGGAGCTAGTGGATTTACAGGCTCTCATTTAGTAAAATTACTAATAAATAAAGGACATGATGTTGTTGGTTTGGTTCGTAAAACAAGCAACTTAGAACGTCTTGCTGATTGTAATCTTAAGTTAGTTTATGGTGACATTACCGACAGGGAAGCTTTAGCTAAGGGAATGACAGATGTAGACTGGGTTTTTCACACCGCAGCTTATGTAGAATTAGGCTTAGTTGATGCTAATAAAATGGCAAAAGTAAACGTAGAAGGAACCCGCGCCGTGTTAGAAACTGCCCAAGCTGCTAACATTTCAAAAATGGTTTATTGCAGCACAATTGGCGTATTTGGCGATACAAAAGGGAGAGTTATTGACGAAACTTTTGTCAGACAACAAAGTGAATTTTCTTCTGCATACGATCGCACAAAATTTGCGGCGCAACAATTAGTAGCTGAATTTGCGGCGAAAGGGTTGCCTGTAGTTAGTGTTTTACCGTCGGGAATTTTCGGTGCAGATGACCCTCATTTTGGTCCAGTTATTGACCAATTTCTCAAGGGAAGATTAAAATTGTGGGCGGGAGGATCTCGCGTGACGGGAATTGTCCATGTTGACGATTTAGTTACGGCGATGATTTTAGCAGCAGAGAAAGGTGAAACTGGTGCTAAATATATCATTTCGGCGGGGGAACTTACAACTAAAGAAATGTTTGCTTTTCTCAGTCAAGAAACAGGTATTCCCGCCCCTGGTGAAACTCCTCAACTAATAGTTAGATTAGCAGGAAATATTCTCGATCCGCTTGGGAGATTTTTGAATTGGCAGCCACCTTTGAGCCGAGAAAGAGTACATTATATTTACGATCGC